The following coding sequences lie in one Ctenopharyngodon idella isolate HZGC_01 chromosome 11, HZGC01, whole genome shotgun sequence genomic window:
- the dnajc14 gene encoding dnaJ homolog subfamily C member 14, with protein sequence MEDDMAIHWETVEESTDCGPPAASLGSPGHGNDSHVTPPQGPECEHEAFDEFDCEFPEEDFDLEVDENEEQNTTTKDQVEDGSAEKEKCERGGKNELENELRGNAESRSRNAGIGRKGKVKKSGSAQGPCDQTPSWTSSTSHKSFFASSGPSRYKQVKRRNQHLHNHSRARRKNGIQPLVMVCRDFLAEFVSPWCISCIHMVVELIISLTHRCGVAVESSGIALYDFGTRMLCKVSDIPGLTQDLRRFLDWSWCSAVALKEGIGRTLCWARHALLSSLRFVGATLNAGSQMMRCVMGRLAGERGRKWWLALQSSRVWRKVSDLTVRIHGCFFKQGGMNESSNPESPNRGADKWQPGEELQRLLALAKIPEEELDPFNVLGVDIHATESELKRAYRQLAVQVHPDKNKHPGAGEAFKVLRAAWDIVSNPETRREYELKRMAATELSKSMNEFLTKLQDDLKEAMNTMMCTKCEGKHKRFEMDREPGEARFCAECNKWHSAEEGDLWAESSMLGLRITYFAFMDGKVFDITEWAGCQRISISPDTHRVPYHISFGSKGSSGASRHRSAPDHAAGGGSPADLQDFFSRFFQGGAPSDASANGGFFPTGNPPPHASAAAAGTANMFSGSSPQTGFFSPGAQRSDPSEHWTEGGKPPRRRKKVRKPFQR encoded by the exons ATGGAAGACGACATGGCCATACATTGGGAGACAGTAGAGGAAAGCACTGACTGTGGTCCGCCTGCCGCTTCTCTGGGCAGTCCAGGTCATGGAAATGACAGTCATGTGACGCCGCCTCAGGGACCTGAGTGTGAACATGAGGCGTTCGATGAATTTGATTGTGAATTCCCTGAGGAAGACTTTGATTTAGAAGTAGACGAGAATGAAGAACAAAACACCACAACTAAGGATCAGGTGGAAGATGGGAGTGCTGAAAAGGAAAAATGTGAAAGAGGAGGGAAAAATGAATTGGAGAATGAGTTGAGGGGCAACGCGGAGTCTAGATCCCGCAATGCTGGAATCGGGAGGAAAGGAAAGGTCAAGAAGAGTGGCTCGGCGCAGGGGCCTTGTGATCAAACACCATCGTGGACATCTTCCACGTCTCATAAATCCTTCTTTGCATCCTCCGGGCCCAGCAGATACAAGCAAGTGAAGCGACGGAACCAGCATCTGCACAATCACAGCCGTGCACGAAGGAAAAACGGGATCCAGCCGTTGGTCATGGTGTGTCGGGATTTCCTAGCGGAATTTGTCAGCCCCTGGTGCATTTCCTGCATCCATATGGTTGTCGAACTCATCATCTCTTTGACCCACCGCTGTGGAGTTGCTGTGGAATCGTCTGGAATTGCGCTATACGACTTTGGAACACGCATGCTTTGCAAGGTCTCAGATATTCCAGGCTTGACTCAAGATTTGAGGCGGTTCCTGGACTGGAGCTGGTGTTCAGCTGTAGCTTTAAAAGAAGGCATCGGCAGGACTTTGTGTTGGGCTCGACACGCTCTTCTTTCCAGTTTGAGATTTGTTGGTGCCACGCTAAACGCAGGCTCTCAGATGATGAGGTGTGTCATGGGGAGGCTGGCGGGAGAGAGGGGCAGGAAATGGTGGCTTGCCCTCCAAAGCAGCAGGGTTTGGAGGAAAGTGTCAGATCTGACCGTGAGGATTCACGGGTGTTTCTTTAAACAAGGTGGCATGAATGAAAGCTCAAATCCAGAGTCTCCCAACAGGggggcagacaagtggcaaccTGGCGAAGAGCTGCAGAGACTGCTGGCACTAGCCAAG ATCCCTGAAGAGGAGTTGGACCCATTTAACGTTCTTGGAGTGGATATTCATGCCACCGAATCTGAACTCAAGAGAGCTTACAGGCAGCTTGCAGTACAG GTTCATCCCGACAAAAACAAGCACCCAGGTGCTGGTGAGGCCTTCAAGGTGTTAAGAGCAGCATGGGACATCGTCAGTAACCCAGAGACACGGCGAGAGTATGAACT GAAGCGTATGGCAGCTACAGAGCTTTCAAAATCCATGAATGAGTTCCTGACCAAACTACAGGACGACCTGAAAGAAGCCATGAACACAATGATGTGCACTAAATGTGAGGGCAAGCACAA GCGCTTTGAGATGGACCGTGAGCCTGGCGAGGCCCGATTCTGTGCTGAATGTAATAAATGGCACAGTGCCGAGGAGGGAGACCTGTGGGCTGAATCTAGTATGCTGGGACTGCGCATCACGTACTTCGCCTTCATGGATGGCAAAGTCTTTGACATTACTG AGTGGGCAGGCTGTCAGCGTATAAGCATCTCTCCAGACACACATCGCGTGCCATATCATATCTCTTTCGGCTCTAAAGGTAGCAGCGGCGCCAGCCGCCACAG ATCCGCGCCAGATCATGCAGCAGGTGGCGGCTCACCTGCGGACCTGCAGGACTTCTTCAGCCGCTTCTTCCAGGGCGGAGCTCCCAGTGATGCATCTGCTAACGGAGGCTTCTTCCCAACGGGAAACCCGCCGCCTCATGCCTCTGCAGCAGCTGCAGGGACTGCAAACATGTTTTCAGGGTCGTCTCCACAAACAGGGTTCTTTAGCCCAGGGGCCCAGCGGAGCGACCCCAGCGAACACTGGACTGAAGGAGGAAAACCCCCGCGCCGGCGCAAGAAAGTTCGCAAGCCATTCCAGCGCTGA
- the dgkab gene encoding diacylglycerol kinase, alpha b, whose product MAAESDLVNEISPVDFIQLQEYLEYSRIKVKDAMKEFHAGGKLVHHRFGDHIDATGFSLFLMNYLEVDDFPADLCQRLYQYFQRSERSGPDQSPHSKDGGISLKAVSCYFSILEDVNPRDKLEYTFKLYDKDDNGLLDSKEVDKIVTQMMQAAEYLGWDVTELKPVLQDMLKAIDVDSSGTVTHREWIQGGLNNIPLLVLLGLKVAEKDGQHVWRLKNFNRPTYCFVCQNLMLGLRKQGLSCNVCKYTVHSSCANKNHTPCVRTFVRSKTEIGCSVHDWISADCESNKCEICHKKIKILTGKSCAWCRRMRHSDCVPLGSSHCDCGQLQHHILPPWAICAMDQADSGSSLGENYLVNMNSDGHFLQIFPVKDTHPLLVFVNPKSGGKQGKRVLRKFQFLLNPRQVYNLDNGGPNPGLQFFQNLRQYRILVCGGDGTVGWILDAIDKADMVIRPPVAVLPLGTGNDLARCLHWGGGYEGSDLTEILKQIEESTLVQMDRWSLQVIQADLADDGDPLPNDIINNYFSIGVDASIAHQFHVMREKDPQKFNSRARNKLWYFQLATSETISASCRNLKECLSIECCGIPVDLSRLSLEGVAVLNIPSMHGGSNLWGETKSVERLKKWQEVTVDADALEMCSQDMNDKLLEVVGLESVVEMGQIYTGLKSKAHRLVQAAHVTIRTYKTLPMQIDGEPWMQPPCTIYITHKNQANMLMAPSAKTLGFFLK is encoded by the exons ATGGCCGCAGAATCTGATTTAGTAAATGAGATTAGCCCTGTTGACTTCATTCAGTTGCAGGAGTATTTAGAAT ACAGCAGGATAAAGGTGAAAGATGCAATGAAGGAATTCCATGCTGGTGGAAAGCTGGTCCATCACAGGTTTGGAGAT CACATAGATGCAACAGGATTTTCTCTATTCCTCATGAATTATCTTGAAGTTGATGATTTTCCAGCTGATCTCTGCCAGCGTCTCTACCAGTATTTCCAAAGATCTGAGCGGTCTGGTCCTGACCAAAGTCCTCACAGCAAAGATG GTGGCATCTCTCTTAAAGCTGTATCTTGTTACTTTTCCATATTGGAGGATGTAAATCCACGAGACAAACTAGAAT ACACCTTCAAATTGTATGATAAAGATGACAATGGACTTCTTGATAGCAAG GAAGTTGACAAAATTGTTACACAGATGATGCAAGCTGCTGAATACCTCGGATGGGATGTGACAGAACTAAAGCCA GTACTTCAAGACATGCTGAAAGCCATAGATGTAGACAGCAGTGGTACTGTAACCCATCGAGAATGGATACAAGGGGGCTTGAACAACATTCCTCTACTGGTTCTGCTTGGATTAAAG GTAGCTGAAAAGGACGGCCAGCATGTCTGGCGACTGAAGAACTTCAACAGGCCCACATATTGCTTTGTCTGTCAAAACTTGATGTTGGGTCTGCGAAAACAGGGCTTGTCTTGCAATG TTTGCAAGTACACTGTCCACAGCAGCTGTGCCAACAAAAACCACACACCATGCGTCAGGACCTTTGTCAGGTCCAAAACAGAGATAGGG TGTTCAGTTCATGACTGGATCAGTGCTGACTGTGAGTCCAACAAATGTGAGATTTGCCACAAAAAGATCAAGATACTCACAGGAAAGAGCTGTGCGTGGTGCCGCCGCATG CGCCACAGTGACTGTGTTCCTCTGGGCTCATCCCATTGTGACTGTGGGCAATTACAGCATCACATCCTTCCACCATGGGCCATATGTGCT ATGGATCAAGCTGACTCGGGAAGCAGTCTGGGAGAAAATTACCTGGTAAACATGAACTCAGATGGGCACTTTTTGCAG ATATTTCCTGTGAAGGACACACACCCTCTCTTGGTGTTTGTAAATCCAAAGAGTGGCGGAAAACAAGGAAAGAG GGTGTTGAGAAAGTttcagttcctcctgaacccaCGGCAGGTATACAATCTTGACAATGGTGGACCAAATCCAGG GCTCCAGTTCTTTCAAAATCTTCGTCAATACAGAATCCTGGTCTGTGGAGGAGACGGCACTGTCGGCTGGATTTTAGATGCAATTG aTAAAGCTGACATGGTGATTCGCCCTCCAGTTGCAGTCCTTCCTCTAGGAACAGGAAATGATCTGGCACGATGTCTGCACTGGGGAGGAG GATATGAAGGCAGTGATCTGACAGAAATCCTTAAGCAGATCGAGGAGAGCACACTAGTGCAGATGGATCGCTGGAGTTTGCAAGTCATTCAAGCTGATCTGGCAGACGATGGCGACCCACTGCCTAATGACATCATCAACAACTATTTCTCTATCGGTGTG GACGCATCTATAGCACACCAGTTTCATGTGATGAGAGAGAAGGATCCACAGAAGTTCAACAGCAG AGCCAGAAATAAGCTGTGGTATTTTCAACTCGCAACATCCGAGACCATTTCAGCTTCCTGCAGGAACCTCAAGGAATGTCTCAGCATCGAG TGTTGTGGCATTCCTGTTGATCTTAGCAGACTCTCGTTGGAGGGTGTTGCTGTCCTGAACATTCCCAGCATGCACGGCGGTTCAAACCTGTGGGGAGAAACAAAGAGTGTTGAGAGACTAAAGAAGTGGCAAGAGGTCACTGTTGATGCTGATGCTCTTGAGATGTGCTCACAGG ACATGAATGATAAACTCCTAGAGGTTGTTGGGCTGGAGAGCGTCGTGGAAATGGGTCAGATTTACACGGGCTTGAAGAGTAAAGCACATCGTCTGGTTCAGGCTGCTCACGTCACTATCAG AACATATAAAACTCTGCCCATGCAGATTGATGGAGAGCCGTGGATGCAGCCGCCATGTACA ATCTACATCACACACAAAAATCAGGCTAATATGTTGATGGCTCCATCTGCTAAAACACTGGGATTCTTCCTCAAGTGA